A single region of the Liolophura sinensis isolate JHLJ2023 chromosome 9, CUHK_Ljap_v2, whole genome shotgun sequence genome encodes:
- the LOC135474696 gene encoding trafficking protein particle complex subunit 4-like yields the protein MTIYSVYIINKAGGLIYHYDNNSSRPEVEKVFGYPLELVLKIFDDKIVVAFGERDGVKVGHAVLAINGVPAEGRMLKDGRDILEMLAMEENYPINIKFGRTKLTTNERIMLASMFHSLFAIGSQLSPEPRSSGIELLETDTFNLHCFQTLTGIKFIVVADPRQTAVDALLKKIYEVYSDFALKNPFYSMDMPIRCDLFETNLQAALEQIERVGISNI from the exons ATGACAATCTACAGTGTATACATTATCAACAAAGCTGGAGGCTTGATTTATCATTATGATAACAACAGTTCCAGACCCGAAGTGGAAAAGGTCTTTGGGTACCCATTGGAGTTAGTCCTCAAAATATTTGACGATAAAATCGTTGTTGCCTTTGGTGAAAGAGATGGTGTGAAAG tGGGCCATGCTGTTTTAGCTATTAATGGAGTGCCAGCAGAAGGAAGGATGTTGAAAGACGGCAGAGATATCCTTGAAATGCTGGCAATGGAAGAAAACTATCCAATCAACATCAAGTTTGGCCGCACCAAACTGACCACAAATGAAAGAATCATGCTAGCCAGTATGTTTCACTC ATTATTTGCCATTGGCTCACAACTGTCACCAGAACCGCGATCTTCAGGTATAGAACTGCTGGAAACAGACACCTTCAATCTTCACTGTTTTCAGACTCTCACAG GAATTAAGTTTATTGTGGTGGCAGATCCCAGACAAACAGCTGTGGATGCCCTGCTGAAGAAGATCTATGAAGTCTACTCAGACTTTGCTCTCAAAAATCCATTTTACTCCATGGATATGCCCATAAG ATGCGACCTGTTTGAGACCAATTTACAGGCTGCTCTTGAACAGATAGAAAGAGTCGGTATAAGTAAtatctga